A window of the Plasmodium knowlesi strain H genome assembly, chromosome: 2 genome harbors these coding sequences:
- a CDS encoding dynein light chain, putative encodes MEEPKCNILYEHMNEEKKIKLINVAKEVYHNINNNKINSWRCATIALRDKIKEIFDYNEKGWHIIIGYKFGFFCTHEVYNALHFKLDHVEFLIFKHG; translated from the coding sequence ATGGAGGAACCTAAATGTAACATTCTGTATGAACATATgaacgaggaaaaaaaaataaagctaATAAATGTAGCAAAGGAAGTGTACCACAACATAAAtaacaataaaataaattcctGGAGATGCGCGACGATAGCATTGCgagacaaaataaaagaaattttcgATTATAATGAAAAGGGGTGGCATATTATTATAGGATATAAGTTTGGCTTCTTCTGTACACACGAAGTGTACAATGCGTTACATTTTAAGCTAGATCACGTggaatttctcattttcaaaCACGGCTAA